From Rhodococcus sp. B7740, one genomic window encodes:
- a CDS encoding pseudouridine synthase, which produces MPAAPLPLRDGLDPTRVRMPEVATGATVLEYLRARFPQDAARLTEKVAGGQIVDAAGVPVDSTTVARPRADIYLYRDPPVEPTVPFSLDVLHRDENLLVVDKPHFLATTPRGAYIARSALVLLRRRFDLPELSPAHRLDRLTAGVLVFTVRQQARRPYQELFAQRTITKQYEAIAPRSRDIDFPLTVRSRIIKERGVLQAREIPGEPNAETLVELVDTFGSHGLYRLRPRTGKTHQLRVHLCSLGIPIVGDNFYPSFREVADDDYSDPLRLLARSIEFVDPLSGLIRRFESNRSLDPPASQQLPT; this is translated from the coding sequence ATGCCCGCCGCTCCCCTCCCGTTGCGCGACGGCCTCGATCCCACTCGGGTGCGGATGCCGGAGGTCGCGACCGGAGCGACGGTGCTCGAGTACCTGCGCGCCCGGTTCCCGCAGGACGCCGCCCGACTGACCGAGAAAGTTGCGGGCGGCCAGATCGTCGACGCAGCAGGCGTACCCGTCGATTCGACGACCGTCGCGAGACCGCGGGCGGACATCTACCTCTACCGCGACCCGCCGGTGGAGCCGACGGTTCCGTTCTCACTCGACGTCCTCCATCGCGACGAGAACTTGCTCGTCGTCGACAAGCCGCATTTTCTGGCCACCACTCCGCGCGGCGCATACATCGCTCGCTCGGCCCTCGTTCTGCTCCGCCGCCGATTCGACCTGCCCGAGCTCAGCCCGGCGCACCGTCTGGACAGGCTCACCGCAGGGGTTCTGGTGTTCACCGTGCGACAGCAGGCCCGCCGGCCGTACCAGGAACTCTTCGCTCAACGCACCATCACCAAGCAGTACGAGGCGATTGCCCCACGCTCCCGGGACATCGACTTCCCGCTGACGGTACGCAGCCGAATCATCAAGGAGCGCGGCGTTCTTCAGGCCCGAGAGATACCGGGCGAGCCCAACGCGGAAACACTCGTCGAGCTCGTCGACACGTTCGGATCCCACGGCCTGTACCGATTGCGTCCGCGAACCGGAAAGACGCATCAACTTCGAGTTCATCTGTGCTCGTTGGGCATTCCGATCGTCGGCGACAATTTCTATCCATCGTTCCGTGAGGTCGCCGACGACGACTACTCCGACCCGCTTCGCTTGCTGGCGCGTTCGATCGAATTCGTCGATCCGCTCAGCGGCCTGATTCGACGGTTCGAGAGCAATCGGAGTCTCGATCCGCCTGCGTCGCAGCAGCTTCCGACGTGA
- a CDS encoding helix-turn-helix domain-containing protein, which translates to MEDSNTGLDEVIAGLGPRLKRIRMEKNTTLASLSDTTGISISTLSRLESGDRKPSLELLWPIARAHQMKLDDLVTAPPVADPRVRTTATVREHVTILPLTLRPGGLQAYKLLVRPEGSEPRPRTHEGYEWLYVLDGTLRLILGEHDLTMKAGEAAEFDTRVPHWFGAVGNRPVELLSLFGPQGERMHVRAKPTV; encoded by the coding sequence ATGGAAGATTCGAACACCGGCCTGGACGAGGTCATCGCAGGCCTCGGTCCCCGCCTCAAGCGCATCAGGATGGAGAAGAACACCACCCTGGCATCGCTGTCGGACACCACGGGAATTTCGATCAGCACACTGTCGCGACTCGAGTCCGGTGACCGCAAGCCCAGCCTCGAATTGCTGTGGCCCATCGCTCGTGCGCATCAGATGAAACTCGACGATCTGGTGACCGCGCCGCCCGTGGCGGACCCTCGGGTGCGCACCACGGCCACCGTTCGCGAACACGTGACCATCCTGCCGCTGACGCTGCGTCCCGGCGGCCTTCAGGCGTACAAGCTCCTGGTCCGCCCGGAGGGCTCGGAGCCGCGTCCGCGGACACACGAGGGGTACGAGTGGTTGTACGTCCTCGACGGCACCCTGCGGCTGATTCTCGGCGAGCACGATCTGACGATGAAGGCAGGCGAGGCAGCCGAATTCGACACTCGTGTGCCGCACTGGTTCGGTGCCGTCGGAAACCGACCGGTGGAGCTTCTGAGCCTGTTCGGACCCCAGGGCGAGCGGATGCACGTGCGGGCGAAACCGACGGTATGA
- a CDS encoding ANTAR domain-containing protein, with protein MTDRLPESPASRTHVDIATGVLIGIHGGSVADAIDELFTTARHHRVSLFELSRTLITVAEGRDIERSSATDAVYEVWGSALGRRGAETTFGLVTDSAAL; from the coding sequence ATGACCGACAGACTGCCCGAATCGCCTGCGTCCCGCACTCACGTGGACATCGCAACCGGAGTGCTCATCGGGATCCACGGTGGATCCGTTGCCGACGCCATCGACGAGCTGTTCACGACCGCGAGACATCACCGGGTCAGTTTGTTCGAGCTCTCTCGCACGCTCATCACCGTCGCGGAGGGCCGCGACATCGAGCGATCCTCCGCCACCGACGCGGTGTACGAGGTCTGGGGATCGGCACTCGGCCGTCGAGGCGCAGAGACGACCTTCGGCCTGGTCACCGATTCCGCTGCCCTCTGA
- a CDS encoding DUF6584 family protein, with translation MDVIDRAQEDLARGDSIAARDRLLGALIRNPTSPGILELLAYTYLVLGDRAAAGAVWFLTDKSDADPTASAAFAALEKQYRSPLMMARALPIHAPSDWYPTRARIRLERLGAAIEANGQHWVPPRDVVYFDEDGLNSDDFYGRDGDQDDSEYDRAGSSYRTVRQRAIAATIVIAIAATSASVVLALVFG, from the coding sequence GTGGACGTGATCGATCGAGCGCAGGAGGATCTGGCGCGCGGAGACAGTATCGCCGCTCGAGATCGACTGCTCGGCGCACTGATCCGGAACCCGACGTCGCCCGGCATCCTCGAATTGCTCGCGTACACGTATCTGGTACTCGGCGATCGTGCGGCGGCCGGAGCCGTCTGGTTCCTCACCGACAAGTCCGACGCCGATCCGACGGCGTCCGCAGCGTTCGCCGCCCTGGAGAAGCAGTACCGGTCGCCTCTGATGATGGCGCGGGCTCTGCCCATCCACGCGCCCTCCGATTGGTATCCCACCCGCGCTCGGATACGGCTGGAGCGGCTGGGAGCTGCGATCGAAGCCAACGGTCAGCACTGGGTGCCGCCACGAGACGTCGTGTATTTCGACGAGGACGGGCTGAACTCGGACGACTTCTACGGCCGGGACGGCGATCAGGACGACTCGGAGTACGACCGCGCAGGGTCGAGTTACCGAACGGTGCGGCAGCGGGCGATCGCGGCGACCATCGTCATCGCGATCGCTGCCACCTCGGCATCGGTGGTGCTGGCACTCGTCTTCGGGTGA
- a CDS encoding TetR/AcrR family transcriptional regulator: MAQQERARRTRAAIVEAAAAEFAKRGYAAASVNTILEGSNATKGAMYFHFQSKEDLARAVLAAGLDRYVAITEKWADTTAHPFYVIRGIVDDIAQNFQNDVIVRAEFRLIVEPEFYAEVHSGGGRVWGAQGHKQAERALAMGDLKPEFDAAKFVRVLAASMAGQRYMSDLVADNADLRERFEESVEVVLLAMASERWLAEFKLHGWEHYGENCAKTTSDLPV; encoded by the coding sequence ATGGCACAACAAGAGCGCGCACGGCGGACCCGGGCTGCCATCGTGGAGGCGGCGGCGGCGGAATTCGCCAAGCGTGGATACGCAGCGGCATCCGTCAACACCATCTTGGAGGGCTCCAACGCCACCAAGGGTGCGATGTATTTCCATTTCCAGTCGAAGGAGGATCTGGCCCGAGCCGTGCTCGCGGCCGGTCTGGATCGGTACGTCGCCATCACGGAGAAGTGGGCCGACACCACCGCACACCCGTTCTACGTCATCCGCGGGATCGTGGACGACATCGCGCAGAACTTCCAGAACGACGTGATCGTGCGCGCCGAGTTCCGGTTGATAGTCGAGCCGGAGTTCTACGCGGAGGTGCACTCCGGGGGCGGTCGCGTCTGGGGAGCTCAAGGCCACAAGCAAGCCGAGCGCGCTCTCGCGATGGGCGACCTCAAGCCGGAGTTCGACGCAGCCAAGTTCGTGCGGGTGCTTGCCGCGTCGATGGCCGGTCAGCGGTACATGTCGGATCTGGTTGCCGACAACGCAGATCTGCGCGAGCGGTTCGAGGAATCCGTCGAGGTCGTACTGCTCGCCATGGCGTCCGAGCGTTGGCTCGCCGAGTTCAAACTGCACGGGTGGGAGCACTACGGCGAAAACTGCGCGAAAACCACCTCTGACCTGCCGGTTTGA